A DNA window from Halorubrum sp. DM2 contains the following coding sequences:
- a CDS encoding ribonuclease J: MEIEIATLGGYEEVGRQMTAVRAGEDIVIFDMGLNLSKVLIHDNVETESMHSLDLIDMGAIPDDRVMSELEGDVKAIVPTHGHLDHIAGIPKLAHRYDAPIVSAPYTIELVRQQIEDEGKFQVDNDLVKMKPGATMAIGDSEQVEMEFVNVTHSIIDAINPVLHTPEGAIVYGLDKRLDHTPVIGDPVDMDRFREIGRQDEGVLCYIEDCTNAGRKGRTPSESYAKKHVEDTFKSMEDYSGGIVATTFSSHIARVKTLVEYAREIGRQPVLLGRSMEKYSGTAERLDFVDFQGDVGMYGHRKSVDRAFKRIMKEGKGNFLPIVTGHQGEPRAMLTRMGRGETPYELDDGDKVVFSASVIPEPTNRGQRYQSEQLLRMQGARIYDDIHVSGHLREEGHYEMLDALQPQHVIPGHQSLEGFSPYVGLAKSQGYKLGRDIHVSQNGNVHQLVE; this comes from the coding sequence ATGGAAATCGAAATTGCGACACTCGGCGGTTACGAAGAGGTCGGTCGACAGATGACGGCGGTTCGCGCGGGCGAAGACATCGTCATCTTCGACATGGGCCTGAACCTCAGTAAGGTCCTCATCCACGACAACGTGGAGACCGAAAGCATGCACAGCCTCGACCTGATCGACATGGGCGCAATCCCGGACGATCGGGTGATGAGCGAACTCGAAGGCGACGTGAAAGCGATCGTCCCCACGCACGGCCACCTCGACCACATCGCGGGGATCCCGAAGCTCGCCCACCGGTACGACGCGCCGATCGTCTCCGCGCCGTACACGATCGAGCTGGTGCGCCAGCAGATCGAAGACGAGGGCAAGTTCCAGGTCGACAACGACCTCGTGAAGATGAAGCCGGGTGCCACGATGGCGATCGGCGACTCTGAGCAGGTCGAGATGGAGTTCGTCAACGTCACGCACTCGATCATCGACGCGATCAACCCGGTCCTCCACACGCCCGAGGGCGCGATCGTCTACGGGCTCGACAAGCGACTGGACCACACGCCCGTCATCGGCGACCCGGTCGACATGGACCGGTTCCGCGAGATCGGCCGGCAGGACGAGGGCGTCCTCTGTTACATCGAGGACTGTACGAACGCCGGTCGAAAGGGCCGAACTCCCTCGGAGTCGTACGCGAAGAAACACGTCGAGGACACGTTCAAGTCGATGGAGGACTACTCCGGTGGCATCGTCGCCACGACGTTCTCCTCTCACATCGCCCGCGTGAAGACCCTCGTCGAGTACGCCCGCGAGATCGGCCGCCAGCCGGTCCTGCTCGGCCGCTCGATGGAGAAGTACTCCGGCACGGCCGAACGGCTTGACTTCGTCGACTTCCAGGGCGACGTCGGCATGTACGGCCACCGGAAGTCCGTCGACCGCGCGTTCAAGCGGATCATGAAGGAGGGGAAGGGGAACTTCCTCCCCATCGTGACGGGCCACCAGGGCGAGCCGCGCGCAATGTTAACCCGGATGGGCCGCGGCGAGACGCCGTACGAACTGGACGACGGCGACAAGGTCGTCTTCAGCGCGAGCGTCATCCCGGAGCCCACGAACCGCGGGCAGCGCTACCAGAGCGAACAGCTGCTCCGCATGCAGGGCGCTCGCATCTACGACGACATCCACGTCTCCGGCCACCTCCGCGAGGAGGGCCACTACGAGATGCTCGACGCGCTCCAGCCGCAGCACGTCATCCCGGGCCACCAGTCGCTTGAGGGCTTCTCGCCGTACGTGGGCCTCGCGAAGTCGCAGGGGTACAAGCTCGGGCGTGACATCCACGTCTCGCAGAACGGGAACGTTCACCAGCTCGTCGAATGA
- a CDS encoding LLM class flavin-dependent oxidoreductase, which yields MELSVVDLSPVPRGGTAADAFENTVDAARHAERLGYERFWVAEHHGMGDRLAGTTPEVLLGRLAGATDSIRIGSGAVLLNHYSPFKVAESFGVLNGLAPGRVDLGMGRANGSPASDRALGTDRRVENPNEDHRERITAAVNHLRGAFPPDHPYGGLSVPGSDEGPPVPWVLGSSPSSGEIAGELGLRYCFAGFIRPGFAERAFAAYREAFDPDATPGGLDEPRGMVAVNAVAAETDEAAARRRAPAEATFRRMQRGELGDETPTVEEAVDELGGAPDPTPATLDPDEWPRAISGGPETVSGLLEQLADRVGVDEVMIQHTVPDHEDALDSHALLAEAMDLKPRA from the coding sequence ATGGAACTCTCAGTCGTCGACCTCTCGCCGGTCCCCCGCGGCGGCACCGCGGCCGACGCGTTCGAGAACACCGTCGACGCCGCGCGCCACGCCGAGCGGCTGGGCTACGAGCGGTTCTGGGTCGCCGAACACCACGGGATGGGCGACCGCCTCGCGGGCACCACGCCGGAGGTGCTGCTGGGGCGGCTCGCGGGCGCGACCGACTCGATCCGGATCGGCTCCGGGGCCGTGCTGCTCAACCACTACAGCCCGTTCAAGGTGGCCGAGTCGTTCGGCGTCCTCAACGGACTCGCCCCCGGCCGCGTCGACCTCGGGATGGGTCGCGCGAACGGCTCACCCGCCTCCGACCGGGCGCTCGGCACCGACCGACGCGTGGAGAACCCCAACGAGGACCACCGCGAACGGATCACCGCGGCCGTGAATCACCTCCGCGGCGCGTTCCCGCCAGACCACCCGTACGGCGGCCTCTCCGTGCCGGGCTCGGACGAGGGGCCGCCGGTCCCGTGGGTGCTCGGCTCCAGTCCGTCGAGCGGCGAGATCGCGGGCGAGTTGGGGCTGCGCTACTGTTTTGCGGGGTTCATCCGCCCCGGATTCGCGGAGCGCGCGTTCGCGGCGTACCGCGAGGCGTTCGACCCGGACGCGACTCCCGGCGGTCTCGACGAGCCGCGCGGGATGGTCGCGGTCAACGCCGTGGCCGCCGAGACGGACGAGGCCGCCGCCCGCCGACGAGCGCCCGCGGAGGCGACGTTCCGGCGGATGCAGCGCGGCGAACTCGGCGACGAGACGCCGACCGTCGAGGAGGCGGTCGACGAACTCGGCGGCGCGCCCGACCCGACGCCGGCGACGCTCGACCCCGACGAGTGGCCGCGGGCGATCTCCGGCGGGCCGGAGACGGTCTCGGGGCTGCTCGAACAGCTCGCGGACCGCGTCGGCGTCGACGAGGTGATGATCCAACACACGGTGCCGGACCACGAGGACGCGCTCGACTCCCACGCGCTGCTCGCGGAGGCGATGGATCTGAAGCCGCGAGCGTGA
- a CDS encoding TrkA C-terminal domain-containing protein, protein MSLPIEIVFGIYLGVITGIVPALVAGTLGFVFKYVTDVTIPGLGVVVLSLAIAGINGGLLALNDETIRSSERAPAILTAIIVVLMISLYAHSQGDRLGASVPKRISLKQLRDRTLSTDVIELVGGRGRVSVEVTGEVNDMEGYPPLPAETRRAILDGDWTFPADLPLLELENRFTERLQTEFDLADVSVRIDEQARATVSAAPPTGALSKRVPAGKRAVSVSALVPTGIARGDVVRVISPDLDAEGTVLAARSSGKPEPGAGAPAKAAPVGGDDPDPDGDLVTDGGGESVAAPPAATAPTTTGGEGRLTLALDRSEAAALLRADRGRVLVLSRGTRREYELTALLRRTGKRFRKVSVAAGGPLDGHTIGEAEVREAYDVAVLAARHESWTIAPSGSQQLSAGDDLFVVGSRDALDRFAEVAA, encoded by the coding sequence ATGTCGCTGCCCATCGAGATCGTCTTCGGGATCTACCTCGGTGTCATCACTGGAATCGTCCCCGCGCTGGTGGCCGGGACCCTCGGGTTCGTGTTCAAGTACGTGACGGACGTGACGATCCCCGGGCTCGGGGTGGTCGTGTTGTCGCTCGCTATCGCCGGCATTAACGGCGGGCTGCTCGCGCTCAACGACGAGACGATCCGGTCGTCGGAGCGCGCGCCGGCGATCCTCACGGCGATCATCGTCGTGTTGATGATCTCGCTGTACGCCCACTCGCAGGGCGACCGGCTCGGGGCCAGCGTTCCCAAGCGGATCTCGCTCAAACAGCTCCGCGACCGGACGCTCTCGACCGACGTGATCGAACTCGTCGGCGGCCGCGGGCGGGTCTCCGTCGAGGTGACCGGCGAGGTGAACGACATGGAGGGGTACCCCCCGCTACCGGCCGAGACCCGGCGGGCGATCCTCGACGGCGACTGGACGTTCCCGGCGGACCTCCCGCTCTTGGAGCTGGAAAACCGGTTCACCGAACGACTCCAGACGGAGTTCGACCTCGCCGACGTGTCGGTCCGGATCGACGAACAGGCGCGGGCGACGGTGTCCGCCGCGCCGCCGACGGGGGCGCTCTCGAAGCGCGTGCCGGCCGGGAAGCGCGCGGTGTCGGTGTCGGCGCTCGTGCCGACTGGGATCGCCCGCGGGGATGTCGTCCGCGTGATCTCCCCGGATCTCGACGCGGAGGGCACCGTCCTCGCAGCCCGATCGAGCGGGAAGCCGGAGCCGGGGGCCGGCGCGCCGGCGAAAGCCGCGCCGGTCGGCGGCGACGATCCGGACCCGGACGGGGACCTCGTGACCGACGGCGGCGGGGAATCGGTGGCCGCTCCCCCGGCGGCGACCGCGCCGACGACGACCGGCGGCGAAGGACGGCTGACGCTCGCGCTCGACCGCTCGGAGGCGGCGGCGCTCCTCCGGGCGGACCGGGGGCGCGTGCTGGTGCTGTCGCGCGGCACCCGGCGCGAGTACGAGCTGACGGCCCTGCTGCGGCGGACCGGGAAGCGGTTCCGAAAGGTGTCGGTCGCCGCCGGCGGGCCGCTGGACGGACACACCATCGGTGAGGCGGAGGTCCGCGAGGCGTACGACGTGGCCGTCCTCGCGGCCCGCCACGAGTCGTGGACGATTGCGCCAAGCGGGTCACAGCAGCTGTCGGCGGGCGACGACCTGTTCGTCGTCGGGAGTCGCGACGCCCTCGACCGGTTCGCGGAGGTGGCCGCGTGA
- a CDS encoding LSM domain-containing protein, with protein MSGRPLDVLEASLEEPVTVHLKDGTTYYGVLGGYDQHMNVVIEPEADVDDRVDDDLDGEFAVAIEDTTIIRGDNVVTIKA; from the coding sequence ATGAGTGGACGACCCCTCGACGTGCTCGAAGCGTCGCTGGAGGAGCCGGTGACGGTACATCTGAAGGACGGCACGACGTACTACGGCGTGTTGGGCGGCTACGACCAGCACATGAACGTTGTCATCGAACCGGAGGCCGACGTGGACGACCGCGTCGACGACGACCTCGACGGCGAGTTCGCGGTCGCGATCGAAGACACAACGATTATACGCGGCGATAACGTCGTCACCATCAAAGCATGA
- a CDS encoding S49 family peptidase, whose translation MSSDDSPSRTPNKPTDDAEASTENRSTADRSPPTAERPVSDGGRATGFDRIETRHAVGVAAILAVAAGLLVAPGVYGAVTGPDGTVAVVEIDGTIDSATAQHVEDNLRDARTNDSIEAVVLEVDSGGGLPAQSERMYAAVDRTASVMPVYAAVDTLGASGAYLAIAPADRIYVAPSAQAVGSVGVAGTAPAPSGPNAGTTGPDKRGSDPDTQRERRQTLANLFLENVIEQRGDEIELDREEIAHADAYLGTEAVENGFADEFGFVDGAVADAASEAGLDDYRVDARRTESRIPGGIPLLERDDGTVVVADGADGELGDGLILAVAPAAWDETVGDDVIMTSYTGRLPADGDATDPTTDDAAAENGGDGE comes from the coding sequence ATGAGTTCCGACGACTCGCCGTCGAGAACGCCCAACAAACCGACGGACGACGCGGAGGCCTCGACGGAGAATCGGTCGACCGCCGACCGCTCGCCGCCGACTGCCGAGCGACCGGTCTCGGATGGCGGACGCGCGACGGGGTTCGACCGGATCGAGACACGTCACGCGGTCGGCGTCGCGGCGATACTCGCGGTGGCCGCGGGACTGCTGGTCGCGCCCGGCGTGTACGGAGCCGTGACCGGTCCCGACGGGACGGTCGCCGTGGTGGAGATCGACGGGACCATCGACTCCGCGACGGCCCAACACGTCGAGGACAACCTCCGGGACGCCCGCACGAACGACTCGATCGAGGCGGTCGTGCTCGAAGTCGACAGCGGTGGCGGCCTGCCCGCGCAAAGCGAGCGGATGTACGCCGCGGTCGACCGCACCGCGTCGGTGATGCCCGTGTACGCCGCCGTCGACACGCTCGGCGCGTCGGGGGCGTACCTCGCGATCGCGCCGGCCGACCGGATCTACGTCGCGCCCTCCGCGCAGGCGGTCGGCAGCGTCGGGGTCGCCGGCACCGCGCCGGCGCCGAGCGGACCCAACGCGGGAACGACCGGTCCGGACAAACGCGGGAGCGACCCGGACACGCAGCGCGAGCGGCGGCAGACGCTCGCGAACCTCTTCTTGGAGAACGTGATCGAACAGCGCGGCGACGAGATCGAACTCGATCGCGAGGAGATCGCACACGCCGACGCGTACCTCGGGACCGAGGCGGTCGAGAACGGGTTCGCCGACGAGTTCGGCTTCGTCGACGGCGCGGTTGCCGACGCCGCGAGCGAGGCGGGACTCGACGACTACCGGGTCGACGCCCGCCGCACCGAGAGCCGCATCCCCGGCGGAATTCCGCTGCTGGAGCGCGACGACGGCACGGTCGTCGTCGCCGACGGCGCGGACGGGGAACTCGGCGACGGACTGATCCTCGCGGTCGCGCCGGCGGCGTGGGACGAGACGGTCGGCGACGACGTGATCATGACGAGCTACACCGGACGGCTGCCCGCGGACGGTGACGCGACGGACCCGACGACCGACGACGCGGCGGCGGAGAACGGGGGTGACGGCGAATGA
- a CDS encoding small multi-drug export protein translates to MDPLSAFALAARSLPAPSRIPDASLSAVFGDVGGALAAAGGPVQYALVVLFAAFPWIEILVVIPIAVGLGLDPVAVGVTAFVGNAGSVWLLLAFHRRVARWRARRREDDTDEESEPTRRREWARRVWDRYGLPGLALAAPVLTGVHLAALIALAAGSRSRDVAVWMGVGIAAWTVALVAGSALGVSALGR, encoded by the coding sequence ATGGACCCGCTCTCCGCGTTCGCGCTGGCGGCGCGTTCCCTCCCCGCACCGTCCCGGATTCCCGACGCCTCGCTTTCGGCCGTCTTCGGCGACGTCGGCGGCGCGCTCGCGGCCGCCGGCGGACCCGTCCAGTACGCCCTCGTCGTGCTGTTCGCGGCGTTCCCGTGGATCGAGATCCTCGTCGTGATCCCGATCGCCGTCGGTCTCGGTCTCGATCCGGTCGCCGTCGGCGTGACCGCGTTCGTCGGCAACGCCGGCTCCGTCTGGCTGCTGCTCGCGTTCCACCGACGCGTGGCGCGGTGGCGGGCACGGCGGCGCGAAGACGACACGGACGAGGAGTCAGAGCCGACCCGCCGACGGGAGTGGGCTCGCCGCGTGTGGGACCGATACGGACTCCCCGGGCTGGCGTTGGCCGCGCCGGTCCTCACCGGGGTCCACCTCGCCGCCCTGATCGCGCTGGCCGCCGGGAGCCGGTCGCGCGACGTGGCCGTCTGGATGGGCGTCGGCATCGCCGCGTGGACGGTCGCGCTCGTCGCGGGGTCGGCGCTCGGAGTGTCGGCGCTCGGCCGGTGA
- a CDS encoding deoxyhypusine synthase, with amino-acid sequence MTDSDDETRDDAGDAGGDRGNDHEMEAEGDHDHDDRGHDHDDGPHREEFHADPVGHTRATAGMTVSELVDGYGDAGIGAAAVNEAGDVLAEMFANEDCTVFLSLAGAMVPAGMRRIVADLIRDGYVDALVTTGANLTHDAIEAIGGKHHHGRTHDPEKTLREHDEGLRDEGVDRIYNVYLPQEHFAEFEGHLREEVFPALEADPDADGTDAVSIADLTRELGRANAAVNERDDVPEGPGVAAAAYECDVPIYCPAVQDSVLGLQAWMYAQTADFTLDALADMTELTDLAFDADDAGCLLVGGGVPKNFTLQTMLVTPRAYDYAVQITMDPEATGGLSGATLEEARSWGKLEKDARNASVYGDATVMLPMLIAAARDRVE; translated from the coding sequence ATGACTGACAGCGACGACGAGACGCGGGACGACGCCGGGGACGCCGGAGGCGACCGCGGGAACGATCACGAGATGGAGGCCGAAGGCGACCACGACCACGACGATCGCGGCCACGATCACGACGACGGGCCGCACCGCGAGGAGTTCCACGCGGACCCGGTGGGCCACACCCGCGCGACCGCCGGGATGACCGTGAGCGAACTCGTCGACGGCTACGGCGACGCGGGCATCGGGGCCGCCGCGGTCAACGAGGCGGGCGACGTGCTCGCGGAGATGTTCGCGAACGAGGACTGTACCGTGTTCCTCTCGCTTGCGGGCGCGATGGTGCCCGCGGGGATGCGCCGGATCGTCGCCGACCTCATCCGCGACGGCTACGTCGACGCCCTCGTGACCACCGGAGCGAATCTCACCCACGACGCAATCGAGGCTATCGGCGGGAAACACCACCACGGGCGCACCCACGACCCGGAGAAGACTCTCCGCGAACACGACGAGGGGCTGCGCGACGAGGGCGTCGACCGCATCTACAACGTGTACCTCCCGCAGGAGCACTTCGCGGAGTTCGAGGGTCACCTCCGCGAGGAGGTGTTCCCGGCGCTGGAGGCCGACCCGGACGCGGACGGCACCGACGCCGTCTCCATCGCCGACCTGACGCGCGAACTCGGCCGCGCGAACGCCGCGGTCAACGAGCGCGACGACGTGCCGGAGGGGCCGGGCGTCGCCGCGGCCGCCTACGAGTGCGACGTGCCGATCTACTGCCCGGCGGTCCAAGACTCCGTACTGGGGCTTCAGGCGTGGATGTACGCCCAGACCGCGGACTTCACGCTCGACGCCCTCGCCGACATGACGGAGCTGACCGACCTCGCCTTCGACGCCGACGACGCCGGCTGCCTGCTCGTCGGCGGCGGGGTCCCGAAGAACTTCACCCTCCAGACGATGCTCGTCACGCCCCGGGCGTACGACTACGCCGTCCAGATCACGATGGACCCGGAGGCGACCGGCGGCCTCTCCGGGGCGACGCTCGAAGAGGCGCGGTCGTGGGGGAAGTTGGAGAAGGACGCGCGCAACGCCTCCGTCTACGGCGACGCGACCGTAATGCTCCCGATGCTGATCGCCGCCGCTCGCGACCGGGTGGAGTGA
- a CDS encoding polyprenyl synthetase family protein, with amino-acid sequence MTSETKEARVLEAIRERRDLVNAAIDEELPVQEPERLYEATRYILEAGGKRLRPTVTTLAAEAVTGTEPMGADFRAFPSLSGDDVDVMRAAVAIEVIQSFTLIHDDIMDEDDLRRGVPAVHEAYDISTAILAGDTLYSKAFEFMTETGADPQNGLEAMRMLASTCTEICEGQALDVAFESRDDILPEEYLEMVELKTAVLYGASAATPALLLGADEDVVDALYQYGIDSGRAFQIQDDVLDLTVPSEDLGKQRGSDLVEGKETLITLHARQQGVDVDNLVDADTPAEATEDAIDEAVAALEAVGSIEYARETAEDLTARSKEHLELLPESGSRSLLEDLADYLIVRGY; translated from the coding sequence ATGACGAGCGAGACGAAGGAGGCGCGGGTGTTAGAGGCCATCCGCGAGCGGCGTGACCTCGTTAACGCCGCTATCGACGAGGAGCTACCGGTCCAAGAGCCGGAGCGCCTCTACGAGGCTACCAGATACATCCTCGAAGCCGGCGGGAAGCGGCTCCGCCCGACGGTGACGACGCTGGCCGCGGAGGCGGTCACCGGCACCGAGCCGATGGGGGCCGACTTCCGCGCGTTCCCGTCGCTGTCCGGCGACGACGTCGACGTGATGCGCGCGGCCGTCGCCATCGAGGTGATCCAGTCGTTCACGCTGATCCACGACGACATCATGGACGAGGACGACCTCCGCCGTGGCGTCCCCGCGGTCCACGAGGCGTACGACATCTCGACGGCGATCCTCGCGGGCGACACCCTCTACTCGAAGGCGTTCGAGTTCATGACCGAGACGGGCGCGGACCCGCAGAACGGACTGGAGGCGATGCGGATGCTCGCGTCCACCTGTACCGAGATCTGCGAGGGGCAGGCGCTCGACGTCGCCTTCGAGAGCCGCGACGACATCCTCCCCGAGGAGTACTTGGAGATGGTCGAGCTGAAGACCGCGGTGCTGTACGGCGCGTCGGCCGCGACGCCCGCGCTCCTGCTCGGTGCCGACGAGGACGTCGTCGACGCCCTCTACCAGTACGGGATCGACTCGGGGCGCGCGTTCCAGATCCAAGACGACGTGCTCGACCTGACGGTCCCCTCCGAGGATCTGGGCAAGCAGCGCGGCTCCGACCTCGTCGAGGGGAAGGAGACGCTGATCACCCTCCACGCGCGCCAGCAGGGGGTCGACGTCGACAACCTCGTCGACGCCGACACGCCCGCCGAGGCGACCGAGGACGCCATCGACGAGGCGGTGGCGGCCTTGGAGGCGGTCGGCTCCATCGAGTACGCCCGCGAGACCGCCGAAGACCTCACGGCGCGCTCGAAGGAACACCTCGAACTGCTTCCGGAGAGCGGCTCCCGAAGCCTGCTCGAAGACCTCGCGGACTACCTCATCGTCCGCGGCTACTGA
- a CDS encoding ubiquitin-like small modifier protein 1 — MEWKLFADLAEIAGDRTVTVDAEPGDTVGDALDALLDAHPDLRDRVIEDGTVADHINVLRNGRSVRHDEGLDATLETGDELALFPPVSGGSVGR; from the coding sequence ATGGAGTGGAAGCTGTTCGCCGACCTCGCGGAGATCGCGGGCGACCGCACCGTGACCGTCGACGCGGAGCCGGGCGACACGGTCGGCGACGCCCTCGACGCGCTGTTGGACGCTCACCCCGACCTCCGGGACCGCGTCATCGAGGACGGGACCGTCGCGGACCACATCAACGTCCTCCGAAACGGACGCAGCGTCCGCCACGACGAGGGGCTCGACGCGACGCTGGAGACCGGCGACGAACTGGCCCTGTTCCCCCCGGTGAGCGGCGGCTCGGTCGGCCGATAG
- a CDS encoding 50S ribosomal protein L37e has translation MTGAGTPSQGKKNKTVHVKCRRCGEKSYHVKKERCSSCGFGESASRRDYAWQSKTGDN, from the coding sequence ATGACCGGAGCAGGTACGCCCTCTCAGGGAAAGAAGAACAAGACGGTCCACGTGAAGTGTCGACGCTGCGGCGAGAAGTCCTACCACGTCAAGAAGGAGCGCTGCTCCTCCTGCGGGTTCGGGGAGTCCGCCTCGCGTCGCGATTACGCCTGGCAGTCGAAGACCGGCGACAACTGA
- a CDS encoding potassium transporter TrkA, with amino-acid sequence MTPSIASLVAADRAVAAAVGVGFARPWQAAVTLVTFAVVAALVAGSAALAYRWYFRSEIPEGVTGLLGVAVVALYLNTTSLGSVAIGDNPALLAPESVLFNLVSLGVAGVMAPVGRYAGDRIAVDVFALSGAKQLEGELSGIVRAVGRFTALTLPPVDEIADMDTYDPVSSDKKAELAETTLLFPRKLSETALRERLVSRIKEEYGVGYVDVDLGADGEIEYFAVGSRAAGLGPTLAPGSAAVAVVADPPNNATVGDTVQLWRDDPEPERVATGELRGVANDAVTVALDESDAERLSDETGYRLVTLPAEPQADREFASLLRNADETMATVTVAGGSDLDGSTVGGVGAVVAAVRPSQGSVQPIPPQSYAFGAGDLVYLVGRPDAIRRFETAAASRGDAENGESASADGGEDAPNDAEDEAVDGDDPRESDDEADAVDDRGEDGLRSDGTQRS; translated from the coding sequence GTGACGCCCTCGATCGCCTCTCTCGTCGCCGCCGACCGGGCGGTCGCGGCCGCCGTCGGCGTCGGCTTCGCTCGGCCATGGCAGGCCGCGGTCACGCTCGTCACGTTCGCGGTCGTCGCCGCCCTCGTCGCCGGGAGCGCGGCGCTGGCCTACCGCTGGTACTTCCGATCGGAGATTCCCGAGGGGGTGACCGGACTGCTGGGCGTCGCCGTCGTCGCCTTGTACCTCAACACGACCTCGCTCGGGTCGGTCGCGATCGGCGACAACCCGGCTCTGTTGGCCCCCGAGAGCGTGTTATTCAACCTCGTCTCGCTCGGCGTCGCCGGGGTGATGGCCCCCGTCGGCCGGTACGCGGGTGACCGGATCGCGGTCGACGTGTTCGCGCTCTCCGGGGCCAAGCAGTTGGAGGGCGAGCTGAGCGGGATCGTGCGCGCGGTCGGGCGGTTCACGGCGCTGACGCTCCCGCCGGTCGACGAGATCGCGGACATGGACACGTACGACCCCGTCTCGTCGGACAAGAAGGCCGAACTCGCGGAGACAACCCTGCTGTTCCCGCGGAAGCTCTCGGAGACGGCCCTCCGCGAGCGGCTCGTCTCGCGGATCAAAGAGGAGTACGGCGTCGGCTACGTCGACGTCGACCTCGGCGCGGACGGAGAGATCGAGTACTTCGCGGTCGGCTCTCGCGCCGCCGGACTCGGGCCGACGCTCGCGCCGGGGTCGGCGGCGGTCGCGGTCGTGGCGGACCCGCCGAACAACGCGACAGTCGGCGACACGGTCCAACTGTGGCGCGACGACCCGGAGCCGGAACGCGTCGCTACCGGGGAGCTGCGCGGCGTCGCGAACGACGCCGTCACCGTCGCACTCGACGAGTCGGACGCAGAGCGCCTCTCGGACGAGACCGGCTACCGGCTCGTGACGCTCCCCGCCGAGCCGCAGGCGGACCGCGAGTTCGCCTCGCTGCTGCGGAACGCCGACGAGACGATGGCCACCGTCACCGTCGCGGGCGGGAGCGACCTCGACGGCAGCACCGTCGGCGGCGTCGGGGCCGTCGTCGCCGCGGTCCGCCCGTCGCAGGGGTCTGTCCAGCCGATCCCGCCGCAGTCGTACGCCTTCGGTGCCGGCGACCTGGTGTACCTCGTCGGCCGCCCGGACGCGATCCGACGCTTCGAGACGGCCGCGGCGTCGCGCGGAGACGCCGAGAACGGCGAGTCGGCGTCCGCGGACGGCGGCGAAGACGCCCCGAACGACGCTGAAGACGAGGCGGTCGACGGCGACGACCCCCGCGAGTCCGACGACGAAGCCGACGCCGTCGACGACCGCGGCGAAGACGGTCTCCGTTCCGACGGGACGCAACGCTCTTGA
- a CDS encoding DMT family transporter, giving the protein MSRYRDAALFCLLALFWGGSFVAIEVGLDYYPPVLYAAYRFDVAALALISYVLLTESDPFPRSRGDLAAIGFSGGLSVAANNSLLFVGQQYTTSGIASITYSLVPIATVAVAAAWIGGADLDARGAVGVVLAFLGVGLVAQPDPANLGGGVAIGVGLIAIGVVAVAVGSVGLRTVETTFSSVALTGWAMGFGALAIHALSLGLGEGQRLPAAAPRALAALAFLGLLSSAVAYTIYFTLLDRLGPFEINLVSYVVPIVATVAGVLLLDEPVTAFTLAGFTVIVLGFALLKRREIADAAAEIRFRA; this is encoded by the coding sequence GTGTCACGGTATCGAGACGCTGCGCTGTTCTGTCTGCTCGCGCTGTTCTGGGGCGGCTCGTTCGTCGCCATCGAGGTCGGTCTCGACTACTACCCGCCGGTGTTGTACGCCGCGTACCGGTTCGACGTGGCCGCGCTGGCGCTGATCTCGTACGTCCTGCTCACCGAGAGCGACCCGTTCCCGCGGAGCCGCGGCGATCTGGCCGCGATCGGGTTCAGCGGCGGGCTCTCGGTGGCCGCGAACAACAGCCTGCTGTTCGTCGGCCAGCAGTACACGACGAGCGGCATCGCCTCGATCACCTACAGCCTCGTTCCCATCGCGACCGTGGCGGTCGCGGCCGCGTGGATCGGCGGGGCGGACCTCGACGCCCGCGGCGCGGTCGGCGTCGTTCTGGCCTTCCTCGGCGTGGGGCTGGTCGCACAGCCGGACCCGGCGAACCTCGGCGGGGGCGTCGCGATCGGCGTCGGGCTGATCGCGATCGGCGTGGTCGCCGTCGCGGTCGGGAGCGTCGGCCTCCGGACCGTGGAGACGACGTTCTCCAGCGTCGCGCTCACTGGCTGGGCGATGGGGTTCGGCGCGCTCGCCATCCACGCGCTCAGCCTCGGACTCGGCGAGGGGCAGCGGCTCCCGGCCGCGGCACCGCGCGCGCTCGCCGCGCTGGCGTTCCTCGGACTGCTCTCGTCGGCGGTGGCGTACACCATCTACTTCACGCTGCTCGACCGGCTCGGCCCCTTCGAGATCAACCTCGTCTCCTACGTCGTTCCGATCGTCGCGACCGTCGCCGGCGTCCTGCTGCTCGACGAGCCGGTGACGGCGTTCACCCTCGCGGGCTTTACCGTCATCGTCCTTGGCTTCGCGCTCTTAAAGCGCCGCGAGATCGCCGACGCGGCCGCCGAGATCCGGTTCCGAGCGTAA